From Bordetella flabilis, the proteins below share one genomic window:
- a CDS encoding HpcH/HpaI aldolase/citrate lyase family protein gives MTASTRKMYRTLLFAPGSRPELLIKAQGGEADALIFDLEDSVAANAKDEARANVATVLAQGLKKPTYLRIHNPRAGDFASDLAILKMAGDLTQVMGVVVPKAERPDDLLAVAAVLAELETGHGLPANRLDIVPLIETCLGLRNTYDLCVATPRVGGVALASAEEGDFMVDLGGRWTPHSLALAYPRGKMVVDARAAGIEWIVDGVFMNLQDLDALRAECLLARELGCAGKMAIHPSQVPVMHEVFTPSAQEIEHARGLLAAFREGEARGLGAVRYRGMMVDYANARLAERTLALAGR, from the coding sequence ATGACCGCATCCACCCGGAAGATGTACCGTACCTTGCTGTTCGCGCCCGGCAGCCGCCCCGAACTCCTGATCAAAGCGCAGGGCGGTGAGGCCGACGCGCTGATCTTCGACCTGGAGGACTCGGTCGCGGCGAATGCCAAGGACGAGGCGCGCGCGAACGTGGCCACGGTGCTGGCGCAAGGCCTGAAGAAGCCGACCTACTTGCGCATCCATAATCCCCGCGCGGGCGATTTCGCCAGCGATCTGGCGATCCTGAAGATGGCCGGCGACCTGACGCAGGTCATGGGCGTGGTGGTGCCCAAGGCGGAACGGCCCGACGACCTGCTCGCCGTGGCAGCGGTATTGGCTGAACTCGAAACCGGGCACGGCCTGCCGGCGAACCGGCTGGACATTGTGCCTCTCATCGAGACTTGCCTGGGCTTGCGCAATACCTACGACCTCTGCGTCGCCACCCCCCGCGTCGGAGGCGTGGCGCTGGCCAGTGCGGAAGAGGGCGACTTCATGGTCGACCTGGGCGGCCGATGGACACCGCATAGCCTCGCGCTGGCCTATCCCCGCGGCAAGATGGTGGTGGACGCGCGCGCCGCCGGCATCGAATGGATCGTCGACGGCGTCTTCATGAACCTGCAGGACCTGGATGCGCTGCGCGCCGAATGCCTGCTGGCGCGCGAACTGGGCTGCGCCGGCAAGATGGCCATCCATCCTTCCCAGGTGCCCGTGATGCACGAGGTGTTCACCCCCAGCGCGCAGGAAATCGAGCATGCGCGCGGCCTGCTGGCCGCTTTCCGGGAGGGCGAAGCGCGCGGCCTGGGCGCCGTCAGGTATCGCGGCATGATGGTGGACTATGCCAATGCGCGGCTGGCGGAGCGTACGCTGGCTCTGGCGGGACGATGA
- a CDS encoding enoyl-CoA hydratase/isomerase family protein: MTSASYETIIVTRQGQVAVVALNRPAAMNAISMRMREELRHAFAAIGRDPALGAAVLTGSGSRAFCAGMDLREFARLSAELPVAELKRLRAEQHEGIATFDKPVIAAVNGQAIGGGVELALQCDLIFAADTAAFSCAEIKRGLMPGNGATQRLSRRIGTPHALEMILTGRTVDAARALALGLVEYVVGEAELLDRAVALAQEMAGNAPVAVRTAKAAVVRGAEMSLQDALRLEQDLAAFLYTTEDAREGPRAFLEKRPPVWQGR, from the coding sequence ATGACCTCAGCTTCATACGAGACGATCATCGTGACGCGACAAGGGCAGGTCGCCGTGGTTGCATTGAACCGCCCCGCAGCGATGAACGCGATCAGCATGCGGATGCGCGAGGAGTTGCGCCACGCCTTCGCGGCGATAGGGCGCGACCCGGCGTTGGGCGCCGCGGTGCTGACGGGCAGCGGTTCGCGCGCTTTTTGCGCCGGCATGGACCTGCGGGAGTTCGCCAGGCTCAGCGCGGAGCTGCCGGTCGCGGAATTGAAGCGCTTGCGTGCCGAACAGCACGAAGGCATCGCGACGTTCGACAAACCCGTTATCGCGGCGGTCAATGGCCAGGCGATCGGCGGCGGCGTGGAGTTGGCATTGCAGTGTGATCTCATATTCGCCGCCGACACTGCGGCGTTTTCCTGCGCGGAGATCAAGCGCGGCCTGATGCCCGGCAATGGGGCCACGCAACGCCTGTCGCGCCGCATCGGGACGCCGCACGCATTGGAGATGATCCTCACCGGTCGCACTGTTGACGCTGCCCGGGCGCTGGCCCTGGGCCTCGTCGAATACGTCGTGGGGGAAGCCGAACTGCTGGACCGCGCCGTGGCGCTGGCCCAGGAAATGGCCGGGAATGCGCCGGTCGCCGTGCGGACCGCGAAGGCCGCCGTGGTGCGCGGCGCCGAGATGTCGCTGCAGGATGCCTTGCGCCTGGAACAGGATCTCGCGGCCTTTCTCTACACCACCGAAGACGCCCGGGAAGGCCCGCGTGCCTTCCTGGAAAAACGCCCACCCGTATGGCAGGGCCGCTGA
- a CDS encoding TetR/AcrR family transcriptional regulator: MAKASKATKAVEIEASTPERILLAAERLFSERAIGDVSLREITAAAGVNSAAAHYHFGSKDAVLDELFALRARPIAEQRERLLGQVKVDRQGRPVLEEILRAFLRPALDIMRTPEGLAFTMLRARMVFEREEVKRKVLGRAFNQTNKMALDALAKALPKLSQHELYWRFHFLLGTMVYTMAKPGRIEAISHGEIDTSDPEAALEHMVRFAAAGFRAP; encoded by the coding sequence ATGGCGAAAGCGAGCAAGGCCACCAAGGCCGTTGAGATCGAAGCGAGCACACCCGAACGCATCCTGCTGGCGGCGGAACGCCTGTTCAGCGAGCGCGCCATCGGCGATGTCAGCCTGCGCGAAATCACGGCAGCCGCCGGCGTCAACAGCGCGGCCGCCCACTATCACTTCGGGTCCAAGGACGCGGTGCTCGACGAGCTCTTCGCGCTGCGTGCGCGCCCCATCGCGGAGCAGCGCGAACGCTTGCTCGGCCAGGTCAAGGTCGACCGGCAGGGACGACCGGTGCTTGAGGAAATATTGCGCGCCTTCCTGCGCCCGGCGCTGGACATCATGCGCACGCCGGAAGGTCTTGCCTTCACCATGCTGCGGGCGCGCATGGTGTTCGAACGCGAGGAAGTCAAGCGCAAGGTCCTAGGAAGGGCCTTCAACCAGACCAACAAGATGGCCCTCGACGCCCTGGCCAAGGCCTTGCCCAAGCTGTCGCAACACGAGCTGTACTGGCGCTTCCATTTCTTGCTGGGCACCATGGTCTACACGATGGCCAAGCCCGGCCGGATCGAAGCGATATCGCATGGCGAAATCGATACCTCCGACCCGGAGGCGGCGCTGGAGCACATGGTGCGTTTCGCCGCGGCGGGCTTCAGGGCCCCCTAG
- a CDS encoding Bug family tripartite tricarboxylate transporter substrate binding protein, with product MKTFMQTLGAGLALALCAALGLGPADARADAYPSRPIRVIVPSSPGGSPDVLARIVCAALGKELGQAMVVETLPGAAGIVGTNKVAQATPDGYTLLYGFNQIATMNPPLYKDLPYQPERDLAPIGLTLNLGYMWIANESFGPSSIAELIALNRARPGSVNYASTGPGSAAHLGGLLLERMTGTRMTHVPYRSNTTPDLLANVVQLKLDPVAASIGLVKSGKVKVLAVSSPRRLAVLPDVPTVAETVPGYEMTGWQGLWAPAGTPDAIVRQLNAAMVKVIHAPEMQKRIQELGYEPVGSTPGEMAARIHSELQQWAGIVKQANLKLD from the coding sequence GTGAAGACCTTCATGCAAACCCTGGGCGCGGGGCTCGCCCTGGCGCTCTGCGCGGCGCTGGGCCTGGGCCCCGCGGACGCGCGCGCCGACGCCTATCCCTCCAGGCCCATCCGCGTCATCGTGCCGAGTTCTCCCGGTGGCAGCCCGGATGTGCTGGCCCGCATCGTGTGCGCGGCGCTCGGCAAGGAACTGGGTCAGGCCATGGTGGTGGAGACGCTGCCCGGCGCGGCCGGTATCGTGGGCACGAACAAGGTGGCGCAGGCCACCCCGGATGGCTATACGCTGTTGTATGGGTTCAACCAGATCGCGACGATGAACCCGCCGCTCTACAAGGACCTGCCGTACCAGCCCGAGCGCGATCTCGCCCCGATCGGCCTGACACTGAACCTGGGCTATATGTGGATCGCGAACGAAAGTTTCGGGCCGTCGAGCATCGCGGAGCTGATCGCGTTGAACCGGGCCAGGCCGGGTAGCGTCAACTACGCATCCACCGGCCCCGGCTCCGCCGCGCACCTGGGCGGGCTGTTGCTGGAGCGGATGACGGGCACGCGCATGACGCATGTGCCTTATCGCAGCAACACCACGCCGGACCTGCTGGCCAACGTCGTGCAGCTGAAACTGGACCCCGTCGCCGCCTCGATCGGACTGGTGAAGTCCGGCAAGGTCAAAGTCCTGGCGGTCAGTTCGCCGCGACGCCTGGCCGTACTGCCCGACGTGCCGACCGTCGCGGAGACGGTTCCAGGTTATGAAATGACAGGCTGGCAGGGCCTATGGGCGCCGGCCGGGACGCCCGACGCGATCGTGCGCCAGCTGAATGCGGCCATGGTGAAGGTGATTCACGCGCCGGAGATGCAGAAGCGCATCCAGGAGCTGGGTTATGAGCCGGTGGGCTCCACCCCGGGCGAGATGGCCGCGCGCATACACAGCGAATTGCAGCAGTGGGCCGGCATCGTCAAGCAGGCGAACCTGAAGCTGGACTAG
- a CDS encoding enoyl-CoA hydratase-related protein has product MQYAHAGVDAQALQCIAATVDEGILTICLQRPEEGNAINPRMSSELDALLARVAADDAVQVVVLRGAGADFCVGLDLGEPAALADPSASQAPRDTPHGWRTRSLRKLPQPVIAMVHGQCLGDALAILEACDIVMAASDAVFGATGPREHSGLSGASAKALPRVMAPRAARYFLLTTQRFDGEEAARNGLATRSVPPAQLEAATHELARELAGKDAIALRFTKETLDCAPSMSWDAVLSYTAAKQAELKVLQAGRPSSRAAAVENFLAGKSKPGLGA; this is encoded by the coding sequence ATGCAATACGCCCATGCAGGCGTCGACGCGCAAGCCTTGCAATGCATCGCCGCGACCGTGGATGAAGGCATCCTGACGATATGCCTACAGCGTCCGGAGGAAGGCAACGCGATCAACCCGAGGATGTCCAGCGAACTCGACGCACTGCTGGCTCGCGTGGCGGCCGACGACGCCGTCCAGGTGGTGGTGCTGCGCGGCGCGGGCGCGGATTTCTGCGTCGGCCTGGACCTTGGAGAGCCTGCGGCCCTGGCGGATCCGTCCGCGTCGCAGGCGCCGCGCGACACGCCCCATGGCTGGCGCACACGGAGCCTGCGCAAATTGCCCCAGCCGGTCATCGCCATGGTCCATGGACAATGCCTGGGAGACGCGCTGGCCATCCTGGAAGCCTGCGACATCGTCATGGCTGCGTCCGACGCCGTGTTCGGCGCCACGGGGCCGCGGGAGCACAGCGGCCTGAGCGGGGCCTCCGCGAAGGCGCTGCCCAGGGTCATGGCGCCCCGGGCGGCACGCTATTTCCTGCTCACCACACAGCGTTTCGATGGCGAAGAAGCCGCGCGCAACGGCCTGGCGACGCGCAGCGTGCCACCCGCGCAACTTGAAGCCGCCACGCACGAGCTGGCGCGCGAATTGGCGGGCAAGGACGCGATCGCGCTGCGATTTACCAAGGAAACACTGGATTGCGCCCCGTCGATGTCCTGGGACGCCGTCCTCAGCTATACCGCCGCGAAGCAGGCGGAACTCAAGGTATTGCAGGCGGGCCGTCCGTCGTCCCGGGCGGCCGCCGTCGAAAACTTCCTGGCCGGCAAAAGCAAGCCCGGACTGGGAGCTTAG
- a CDS encoding enoyl-CoA hydratase/isomerase family protein: protein MLRITDLDGGVRCIGLDRPAKRNAIGVELTLALEDVLLRTRQRGDIATLVFHGVGAHFCAGMDMKDFFDSSTRTPEELRRARAATENWRTRLLRTMPQTMISAVQGYCLGGAMPILESSHVVLASADARFGLPEINFGFVPGGQIIKSASNVMTTRGLRYAALTGRPFDARQALRWGLVTRVVDSDPYAEACRVASGLRAGNSRIRADV from the coding sequence ATGCTGCGGATCACCGATCTGGACGGCGGCGTGCGCTGCATCGGGCTCGACCGCCCCGCCAAGCGCAACGCCATCGGCGTCGAACTGACGCTGGCGCTGGAAGACGTACTGCTCCGGACCCGGCAGCGCGGGGATATCGCGACCCTGGTGTTCCATGGCGTGGGCGCGCACTTCTGCGCCGGCATGGACATGAAGGATTTCTTCGACAGCTCCACGCGCACGCCGGAAGAACTGCGCCGCGCGCGGGCGGCGACGGAGAATTGGCGCACGCGGCTGCTGCGCACCATGCCGCAGACGATGATCAGCGCCGTGCAAGGCTATTGCCTGGGCGGCGCGATGCCCATACTGGAATCGTCGCACGTGGTCCTCGCGTCCGCGGATGCGCGCTTCGGTTTGCCGGAGATCAACTTCGGCTTCGTGCCCGGCGGGCAAATCATCAAATCCGCATCGAACGTGATGACAACCCGCGGACTGCGATATGCGGCCCTGACCGGACGCCCATTCGACGCGCGGCAGGCCCTGCGGTGGGGCCTGGTCACACGCGTCGTCGACAGCGATCCCTACGCGGAAGCGTGTCGCGTTGCCAGCGGCCTGCGCGCCGGAAACTCGCGAATCCGCGCCGATGTTTGA
- a CDS encoding acyl-CoA dehydrogenase family protein, with amino-acid sequence MEFGLTSDQVAMRDHVRALLDDVCSMEYAARCDETMTPPREAFEALARNGWLGLIAPEEYGGAGAAPTDLALLLEETGNHFEELGLWLFRNFTYGCYAILKHGTDEQKRRIVPGVVKGELSFAFALTEPDSGSDAAALQTRAVADGDHFVINGRKVFTSGMDIADYVLLALRTSDLGKKQLGISTFVVDTRLPGIEIRKIPTLGQHAIGTTEVTYTDVRVPRSAVLGELDKGWAICEDTLRYERLCLSAARIGAARRAFEFALDYAKTRHQFGKPIGSFQVTQHKFADMKVMLDVAQTMIRRYAWLMENQQAERADTAVLKYYVGESYKTISDMCLQILGGYGYCMEYPMQRFFRDSRLATIGGGTSEIQKNIIAATLGL; translated from the coding sequence GTGGAATTCGGATTGACGAGCGACCAGGTCGCAATGCGCGACCACGTGCGCGCACTGCTGGACGACGTGTGCAGCATGGAATACGCGGCACGGTGCGACGAGACGATGACGCCTCCCCGCGAGGCCTTCGAGGCACTGGCCCGCAACGGCTGGCTGGGACTGATCGCACCGGAGGAATACGGCGGCGCCGGCGCCGCGCCCACCGACCTGGCCCTGCTGCTGGAGGAAACCGGCAACCACTTCGAGGAACTCGGCCTGTGGCTGTTCCGCAATTTCACCTACGGCTGCTATGCCATCCTCAAGCATGGCACCGACGAACAGAAGCGGCGCATCGTGCCGGGTGTGGTCAAGGGCGAGCTGTCCTTCGCCTTCGCCCTGACCGAACCGGATTCGGGCTCGGATGCCGCTGCGCTGCAAACCCGGGCCGTCGCCGATGGCGACCACTTCGTCATCAACGGCCGCAAGGTGTTCACCTCGGGAATGGACATCGCGGACTATGTGCTGCTTGCCCTGCGCACCAGCGACCTGGGCAAGAAGCAGCTTGGCATCAGCACCTTCGTGGTCGACACCCGGCTTCCCGGCATCGAGATCCGCAAGATCCCCACGCTGGGCCAGCATGCCATCGGCACGACGGAAGTGACTTACACCGACGTCCGGGTGCCGCGCAGCGCCGTGCTCGGCGAGCTGGACAAAGGGTGGGCCATTTGCGAAGACACGCTGCGCTACGAACGGCTGTGCCTGTCGGCCGCCCGCATCGGCGCCGCCCGCCGCGCGTTCGAGTTCGCCCTGGACTACGCCAAAACCCGCCATCAATTCGGCAAGCCGATCGGCAGCTTCCAGGTGACGCAACACAAATTCGCCGACATGAAGGTCATGCTGGATGTCGCACAGACCATGATCCGCCGCTATGCATGGCTGATGGAAAACCAGCAGGCCGAACGCGCCGACACCGCGGTCCTCAAGTACTACGTGGGCGAATCGTACAAGACGATCTCCGACATGTGCCTGCAGATCCTCGGCGGCTATGGCTATTGCATGGAATACCCGATGCAGCGCTTCTTCCGCGATTCGCGCCTGGCAACCATCGGCGGCGGGACTTCTGAAATACAGAAAAACATCATTGCCGCAACGCTCGGCCTTTGA
- a CDS encoding Bug family tripartite tricarboxylate transporter substrate binding protein: protein MTRRRFLAAALLGAASPLWAGAAEPYPARPLKFVVNFPPGGAADTMARILGQKLGEALGQAVVVENHAGAGGAVGMIYASRQAPDGYTFALGTLGSAITQPLISATSYDMSRDFTPVSLIATGPALVVTSGASPYKSLADIVAAARANPGKLNYGSGGIGTFAHLWGAMLNDTAGIKITHVPYKGGGQALNDVLANRLDMIAVDPPAALPHIRSGALRAVAYTGASRNPRFAAIPTVGEVGYQALTGANCWSVWMPARVPAAVIATFQQALARAMNDPALRARFVELGAEPMHTTPEELRQYVATESAKYRRVIQEQGIRA from the coding sequence ATGACCAGACGAAGATTCCTGGCGGCAGCCCTGCTGGGTGCGGCCTCACCGCTATGGGCCGGCGCGGCCGAGCCCTACCCGGCCCGGCCGCTCAAGTTCGTGGTGAACTTTCCTCCGGGCGGCGCGGCCGACACCATGGCGCGCATACTGGGGCAGAAACTCGGCGAGGCCCTGGGCCAGGCGGTGGTGGTCGAAAACCATGCCGGGGCAGGCGGCGCGGTGGGCATGATCTACGCCAGCCGGCAAGCACCGGACGGATATACCTTCGCCCTGGGGACGCTGGGGTCCGCCATTACGCAACCGCTGATCTCGGCCACCTCGTATGACATGTCCAGGGACTTCACGCCGGTATCGCTGATCGCGACCGGGCCCGCGCTGGTGGTCACCAGCGGCGCGTCTCCCTACAAGAGCCTGGCCGATATCGTGGCCGCCGCCAGGGCCAACCCTGGCAAGCTGAATTACGGCTCCGGTGGCATCGGGACTTTCGCGCACTTGTGGGGCGCCATGCTGAACGACACCGCGGGAATCAAGATCACGCACGTGCCCTACAAGGGTGGCGGCCAGGCATTGAACGATGTGCTGGCCAACCGGCTCGACATGATCGCCGTCGATCCGCCGGCGGCCCTGCCGCATATCCGGTCCGGCGCGCTGCGCGCCGTGGCGTACACCGGCGCGAGCCGCAATCCGCGCTTCGCCGCCATCCCGACGGTGGGCGAAGTGGGCTATCAGGCACTTACCGGGGCAAACTGCTGGAGCGTCTGGATGCCCGCCCGCGTACCCGCGGCGGTGATCGCGACCTTCCAGCAGGCCCTGGCCAGGGCGATGAACGACCCCGCGCTGCGAGCGCGTTTCGTCGAACTGGGCGCGGAGCCCATGCACACCACGCCCGAAGAACTGCGCCAGTACGTCGCCACGGAAAGCGCCAAGTACCGCCGCGTAATCCAGGAGCAAGGCATCAGGGCCTGA
- a CDS encoding tripartite tricarboxylate transporter permease, which produces MELWDHLALGFSVAFSPENLLYALLGCILGTLVGVLPGLGPVPTIAMLLPITYVLPPIAGLIMLAGIYYGTQYGGSTTAILVNLPGETSAVVTTLDGHQMARNGRAGAALALAAMGSFFAGSVATMVIAAFAPPLAEVAFLFGPAEYFSLMTLGLVGAVVLASGSLLKAIAMIVLGLLLGMVGTDVNSGVARYDFGIPELQDGINFAIVAMGVFGFSEILSNLEQKENRVSIADKVGSLYPNRQELREAAPAILRGTALGSCLGILPGGGSVLSAFASYTLEKKISKNPERFGKGHPAGLAGPESANNAGAQTSFIPLLTLGIPGNAVMALMVGAMTIHNIQPGPQVMSSHPDLFWGLIASMWIGNLMLVVLNLPLIGIWVKLLRVPYRVLFPAIIIFCTIGVYSLNYNVFDILVTAVFGVVGYVWYKLKCEGAPLLLGLVLGPMMEENFRRALLLSRGDFGTFIDRPLSAGLLGAAAALVLIVALPSIRRTRSEAFVEEAG; this is translated from the coding sequence ATGGAACTTTGGGATCATCTGGCACTCGGCTTTTCGGTGGCTTTCTCGCCGGAAAATCTGCTGTATGCCTTGCTCGGCTGCATCCTGGGCACGCTGGTGGGTGTGCTGCCCGGGTTGGGCCCGGTCCCGACCATCGCGATGCTGCTGCCGATCACCTATGTGCTGCCGCCCATCGCAGGCCTCATCATGCTGGCGGGCATCTATTACGGCACGCAATACGGCGGGTCCACCACCGCGATACTGGTCAACCTGCCGGGCGAGACTTCGGCAGTGGTGACGACACTGGATGGACACCAGATGGCCCGCAACGGCCGCGCGGGAGCGGCCCTGGCCCTGGCCGCAATGGGGTCGTTCTTCGCGGGCAGCGTGGCCACCATGGTTATCGCCGCCTTCGCGCCCCCACTGGCGGAGGTGGCCTTTTTATTCGGACCGGCCGAGTATTTCTCGCTGATGACGCTGGGCCTGGTGGGCGCGGTGGTGCTGGCGTCGGGTTCGCTGCTGAAGGCCATCGCGATGATCGTGCTGGGCCTGTTGCTCGGCATGGTCGGCACCGATGTCAATTCCGGCGTCGCGCGCTATGACTTCGGCATTCCGGAGCTGCAGGACGGCATCAATTTCGCGATCGTCGCCATGGGCGTGTTCGGCTTTTCGGAAATCCTCTCCAACCTGGAGCAGAAGGAAAACCGCGTCAGCATCGCCGACAAGGTGGGCTCGCTCTATCCGAACCGCCAGGAGCTGCGCGAGGCCGCGCCCGCCATCCTGCGCGGGACGGCGCTGGGATCCTGCCTGGGCATCCTGCCCGGCGGCGGTTCGGTGCTGTCGGCATTCGCCTCGTACACCCTTGAAAAGAAGATCAGTAAAAACCCCGAACGGTTCGGCAAAGGCCATCCCGCCGGTCTCGCCGGCCCGGAGTCGGCCAACAATGCCGGGGCGCAGACCTCGTTCATTCCCCTGCTGACCCTGGGTATTCCGGGCAACGCGGTCATGGCCCTGATGGTGGGCGCCATGACGATCCATAACATCCAGCCCGGCCCGCAGGTGATGTCCAGCCATCCCGACCTGTTCTGGGGCCTGATCGCCTCGATGTGGATCGGCAACCTGATGCTGGTCGTGCTGAACCTGCCGCTGATCGGCATCTGGGTCAAGCTGCTGCGCGTTCCCTACCGTGTGCTGTTTCCCGCGATCATCATCTTCTGCACCATCGGCGTTTATTCCTTGAACTACAACGTATTCGACATCCTGGTGACGGCTGTATTCGGGGTGGTCGGCTATGTCTGGTACAAGCTCAAGTGCGAAGGCGCGCCCTTGCTGCTGGGGCTGGTGCTCGGACCGATGATGGAAGAGAACTTCCGCCGTGCGCTGCTGTTGTCACGTGGCGATTTCGGCACCTTCATCGACCGGCCGCTGTCGGCCGGGCTGCTCGGCGCGGCCGCCGCGCTGGTGCTGATCGTGGCCCTGCCTTCGATACGCCGGACGCGTTCCGAAGCCTTTGTCGAAGAAGCGGGCTAA
- a CDS encoding chloride channel protein: MHGDKSKGDFAANARLLRIAVIAAVIGMLSTFTAYCLLKLISFFTNLFFFGVLSFEHRSPAENTLGLWVIAIPALGGLIIGLIARFGTEKIRGHGIPEAIEAILFGKSKMSPKVAVLKPLSSAIAIGSGGPFGAEGPIIMTGGAIGSLIAQHFHLTSAERKTLLVAGAVAGMTAVFGTPIAAVMLAVELLLFELRPRSFLPVAIACAVAGFVRPLVLEGGALFPLQTEVLGPVGLLSCAVAGVLAGAMSWGLSTSLYKVEDLFGKLPFHWMWWPALGGLAIGIGGFFQPRALGVGYDVIGDLLHNHLAVGVVIGLILVKAVIWVISLASGTSGGVLAPLLMMGAALGAVLGPIMPGGEPALWPMVFMAATLGGMMRAPIMAVLFAFELTHDINALLPLLTASSCAYGFTVLVMRRSILTEKIARRGYHIYREYGIDPLERHFVSEVMTAQVQTIDAETPVGTALEMQFGPAQTHRAYPVVRDGALVGMIDKAALLAGIQNPAVRTMGDLFGANVPIMALPGETCRVVANRLAVHGLERLPVVDDAQSRRLAGMISRSDLVKPSLAFSEEEDRFETLRRTPLHALRQRLAKARRGEDRIAS, translated from the coding sequence GTGCACGGAGATAAATCAAAGGGCGACTTCGCCGCCAACGCGCGTTTGCTGCGCATCGCCGTCATCGCCGCCGTCATCGGCATGCTCAGCACCTTCACGGCCTATTGCCTGCTCAAGCTCATCAGCTTTTTCACCAACCTGTTTTTCTTCGGCGTGCTGTCGTTCGAGCACCGGTCTCCGGCGGAAAACACACTGGGACTGTGGGTCATCGCGATTCCCGCGCTGGGCGGACTCATCATCGGCCTGATCGCGCGCTTCGGCACGGAGAAGATACGCGGCCACGGCATTCCGGAGGCCATCGAGGCGATCCTGTTCGGCAAAAGCAAGATGTCGCCGAAGGTGGCGGTGCTCAAGCCCCTGTCGTCGGCGATTGCCATCGGCAGCGGCGGCCCGTTCGGCGCCGAAGGTCCGATCATCATGACGGGCGGTGCGATCGGTTCGCTTATTGCGCAGCACTTTCACCTGACCAGCGCGGAACGCAAGACCTTGCTGGTGGCCGGTGCGGTCGCCGGCATGACGGCCGTTTTCGGCACACCGATCGCGGCCGTGATGCTGGCGGTCGAGCTGCTGCTGTTCGAACTGCGGCCGCGCAGTTTCCTGCCCGTGGCCATCGCCTGCGCGGTGGCCGGCTTCGTGCGCCCGCTGGTGCTGGAAGGCGGCGCCCTCTTCCCCCTGCAGACCGAGGTGCTGGGCCCGGTCGGCCTGCTCTCCTGCGCGGTCGCCGGCGTGCTGGCCGGGGCGATGTCCTGGGGCCTGTCGACCTCCCTGTACAAGGTGGAGGACCTTTTCGGCAAGCTGCCGTTCCACTGGATGTGGTGGCCGGCGCTGGGAGGACTGGCCATCGGCATCGGCGGTTTTTTCCAGCCGCGGGCCCTGGGCGTCGGCTACGACGTCATCGGCGACCTGCTGCACAATCACCTGGCGGTGGGGGTCGTGATCGGGTTGATCCTGGTCAAGGCCGTCATCTGGGTCATCTCCCTGGCGTCCGGGACCTCGGGCGGCGTGCTGGCGCCCTTGCTGATGATGGGCGCCGCGCTGGGCGCGGTACTGGGACCGATCATGCCGGGCGGCGAACCCGCCCTCTGGCCCATGGTGTTCATGGCCGCCACGCTGGGCGGTATGATGCGCGCGCCCATCATGGCGGTTCTCTTCGCCTTCGAGCTGACGCACGACATCAATGCCCTGCTCCCCCTGCTGACGGCATCGTCATGCGCCTACGGGTTCACGGTGCTGGTCATGCGGCGCTCCATCCTGACGGAAAAAATCGCGCGGCGTGGCTATCACATCTACCGCGAATACGGCATCGACCCGCTGGAGCGCCACTTCGTGAGCGAAGTGATGACGGCGCAAGTGCAGACCATCGACGCGGAAACGCCGGTCGGCACCGCGCTGGAGATGCAATTCGGCCCGGCACAGACGCACCGCGCCTACCCCGTGGTGCGCGACGGCGCGCTGGTAGGCATGATCGACAAGGCGGCCCTGCTGGCGGGTATCCAGAATCCGGCGGTTCGGACCATGGGCGATCTGTTCGGCGCCAATGTGCCCATCATGGCCCTGCCCGGCGAAACCTGCCGAGTCGTAGCCAACCGGCTCGCCGTGCACGGGCTCGAACGCTTGCCGGTAGTCGATGACGCGCAGTCGCGCCGCCTCGCCGGCATGATCAGCCGCAGCGACCTGGTCAAGCCGTCCCTGGCGTTCTCAGAAGAGGAAGACCGCTTCGAAACCTTGCGCCGGACTCCGCTGCATGCGCTGCGACAACGGCTGGCCAAGGCGCGGCGGGGCGAGGACCGCATCGCCAGCTGA